One Mesoplodon densirostris isolate mMesDen1 chromosome X, mMesDen1 primary haplotype, whole genome shotgun sequence genomic region harbors:
- the MSN gene encoding moesin: MPKTINVRVTTMDAELEFAIQPNTTGKQLFDQVVKTIGLREVWFFGLQYQDTKGFSTWLKLNKKVTAQDVRKESPLLFKFRAKFYPEDVSEELIQDITQRLFFLQVKEGILNDDIYCPPETAVLLASYAVQSKYGDFNKEVHKSGYLAGDKLLPQRVLEQHKLNKDQWEERIQVWHEEHRGMLREDAVLEYLKIAQDLEMYGVNYFSIKNKKGSELWLGVDALGLNIYEQNDRLTPKIGFPWSEIRNISFNDKKFVIKPIDKKAPDFVFYAPRLRINKRILALCMGNHELYMRRRKPDTIEVQQMKAQAREEKHQKQMERALLENEKKKREMAEKEKEKIEREKEELMERLKQIEEQTKKAQQELEEQTRRALELEQERKRAQSEAEKLAKERQEAEEAKEALLQASRDQKKTQEQLALEMAELTARISQLEMARQKKESEAVEWQQKAQMVQEDLEKTRAELKTAMSTPHVAEPAENEQDEQDENGAEASAELRADAMAKDRSEEERTTEAEKNERVQKHLKALTSELANARDESKKTANDMIHAENMRLGRDKYKTLRQIRQGNTKQRIDEFESM, translated from the exons ATCAATGTGCGTGTGACCACCATGGACGCAGAGCTGGAATTTGCCATTCAGCCCAACACCACTGGCAAGCAGCTGTTTGACCAG GTGGTGAAAACTATCGGCCTGAGGGAAGTTTGGTTTTTTGGTCTGCAGTACCAGGACACTAAGGGTTTCTCTACTTGGCTAAAACTCAATAAGAAG GTGACTGCCCAGGATGTGCGGAAGGAAAGCCCCCTGCTTTTCAAGTTCCGGGCTAAGTTCTACCCTGAGGATGTATCCGAGGAATTGATCCAGGACATCACACAGCGACTATTCTTCCTGCAAGTGAAGGAGGGCATTCTCAATGATGATATTTACTGCCCACCTGAGACTGCTGTGTTGCTGGCCTCCTATGCTGTCCAGTCCAAGTATGGTGACTTCAATAAGGAAGTCCACAAGTCTGGCTACTTGGCCGGGGACAAGTTGCTGCCACAGAG AGTCCTGGAACAGCACAAACTTAACAAGGACCAGTGGGAGGAACGGATCCAGGTGTGGCATGAGGAGCACCGGGGCATGCTCAG GGAGGATGCTGTCCTGGAGTATCTGAAGATTGCTCAGGATCTGGAGATGTATGGTGTGAACTACTTCAGCATCAAGAACAAGAAAGGCTCAGAGCTGTGGCTGGGAGTGGATGCCCTGGGTCTCAATATCTATGAGCAGAATGACAG ACTGACTCCTAAGATAGGCTTCCCCTGGAGTGAAATCAGGAACATCTCTTTTAATGACAAGAAATTTGTCATCAAGCCCATTGACAAAAAAGCCCCG GACTTCGTCTTCTATGCTCCTCGGCTGCGGATTAACAAGCGGATCTTGGCTCTGTGTATGGGGAACCATGAGCTATACATGCGCCGCCGCAAGCCCGACACAATCGAGGTGCAGCAGATGAAGGCACAGGCCCGGGAGGAGAAGCACCAGAAACAGATGGAGCG TGCTCTGCTGGAAAATGAGAAGAAGAAACGTGAGATggcagaaaaggagaaggagaagattGAACGGGAAAAGGAGGAACTGATGGAGAGGCTGAAGCAGATCGAGGAACAGACTAAGAAGGCTCAACAAG AACTGGAAGAACAGACCCGCAGGGCTCTGGAACTTGAACAGGAGCGGAAGCGTGCCCAGAGCGAGGCTGAAAAACTGGCCAAAGAGCGTCAAGAAGCTGAAGAGGCCAAGGAGGCCCTGTTGCAGGCCTCCCGGGACCAGAAGAAGACCCAGGAACAACTG GCCTTGGAAATGGCAGAGCTGACAGCTCGGATCTCCCAGCTGGAGATGGCCCGACAGAAAAAGGAGAGTGAGGCTGTGGAATGGCAGCAGAAG GCTCAGATGGTACAAGAAGACTTGGAGAAGACCCGTGCAGAGCTGAAGACTGCCATGAGCACTCCTCATGTGGCAGAGCCTGCCGAGAATGAGCAGGATGAGCAGGATGAGAACGGTGCAGAGGCCAGCGCCGAACTGCGGGCTGATGCCATGGCCAAGGATCGCAGCGAGGAGGAACGTACCACCGAGGCAGAGAAGAATGAACGTGTGCAGAAGCACCTGAAG GCCCTCACTTCAGAGCTGGCCAATGCCCGTGATGAGTCCAAGAAGACTGCTAATGACATGATCCATGCTGAGAACATGCGACTGGGTCGAGACAAATACAAGACCCTGCGCCAGATCCGGCAGGGCAATACTAAGCAGCGCATTGATGAGTTTGAGTCCATGTAA